The Aphis gossypii isolate Hap1 chromosome 3, ASM2018417v2, whole genome shotgun sequence genome includes a region encoding these proteins:
- the LOC114133115 gene encoding gamma-aminobutyric acid receptor-associated protein: MKFQYKEDNVFEKRKTEGEKIRKKYPDRVPVIVEKAPKSRIGELDKKKYLVPSDLTVGQFYFLIRKRVHLRPEDALFFFVNNVIPPTSATMGSLYNDHREEDYFLYIAYSDENVYGQV, translated from the exons ATGAAGTTCCAGTACAAAGAAGACAACGTTTTCGAGAAAAGGAAGACTGAGGGCGAGAAAATCAGGAAGAAGTATCCCGACAGAGTCCCG gtGATCGTCGAAAAGGCCCCAAAATCGCGTATCGGTGAGCTCGATAAGAAAAAGTACCTGGTACCCTCCGATCTAACGGTCGGACAGTTCTACTTCCTCATCAGAAAGCGAGTTCACTTACGTCCAGAAGACGCCCTATTCTTTTTCGTCAACAACGTCATTCCACCAACCAGTGCCACAATGGGATCATTATACAAT gATCACCGCGAAGAAGATTATTTCTTGTACATCGCATATAGTGATGAAAACGTTTATGGACAAGTATAA
- the LOC114118927 gene encoding 60S ribosomal protein L34, with the protein MGQSVVFRRRLSYNTKSNRRRMVRTPGGRLVYQYLKKPKRVPKCGNCKIKLHGIKPARAIEKSRMCKRKKTVKRAYGGVLCHSCVREKILRAFLVEEQKIVVKVLRSQKSSTKNKLKSK; encoded by the exons ATGGGTCAAAGTGTAGTATTTAGGAGGCGGCTTTCGTACAACACCAAAAGCAACAGGAGGCGTAT GGTACGCACTCCCGGTGGACGATTAGTCTATCAATACTTGAAGAAACCAAAGCGTGTACCCAAGTGCGGTAACTGTAAAATCAAGTTACACGGTATCAAACCTGCTAGGGCTATTGAGAAGAGTCGTATGTGCAAACGCAAGAAGACAGTAAAACGAGCATACGGTGGAGTTTTATGTCATAGCTGTGTCCGCGAAAA gatCCTCAGAGCGTTTTTGGTTGAAGAACAGAAAATTGTCGTTAAGGTTTTACGATCACAAAAGAGTTCAACTAAGAACAAGTTGAAAAGCAAATAA
- the LOC114118905 gene encoding LOW QUALITY PROTEIN: chloride channel protein 2 (The sequence of the model RefSeq protein was modified relative to this genomic sequence to represent the inferred CDS: inserted 1 base in 1 codon), with product MTVGKTAKISSPSMRRRKSALGEDDDLERETKALASFYPSPPPVDFVQSTMYGQYTKELGDYVKGRQQNIPAPAIHGSTNEEFSKYGGKISSTLEVVWRHSFAKLSEDWVFLTLLGLVMAVLSFAMDYGIDFTNEGRIWLFKDMTFNQYLQYIAWVLLPVSLITFAAGFVHLVAPQSIGSGIPEMKTILRGVALKEFLTLRTLIAKVVGVTATLGSGLPLGKEGPFVHIASITATLLTKVITSFKGIYENESRNTEMLAAACAVGVASCFGAPIGGVLFSIEVTTVYFAVRNYWRGFFSAVCSATVFRLLAVWFNKAETVKAFFPTHFTMEYPFDPQELTVFALLGVVCGIIGAGYVWAHRQYVLFMRQSKRMNSFLQRSNRFLYPSLITFLTXTITFPLGTGKYIAGELNVHDQLTGLFSNFTWTKTEFTIEEAEMMNHWRTENTNVFICLSAYIAYNFVFSIIASTIPIPSGSFIPVFKTGAAFGRIVGELMHLWFPYGVRHGKFITPIIPGGYAVVGAAAFAGAVTHSISVSVIAFEMTGQITHIVPVMIAVLISNAVAVLLQPSLYDSIILIKNLPYLPDLLPSISGIYSVYVEDFMVRDVKYIWYNMSYRDLKKVLRENKVLRVFPLVDKPDSMILLGSVPRIELIKLIDRQVGKERRMQVVAKWQKEAQERLDEVERRRRENKERRPSRFEVTPAPDTLQRKYSISSQSLSTNPVIKVQCSSSMKGHPKKSILKKTNSFTLHNLTPMMTPSATPYSTITGAESRIRLAFEAIFHKSATLRDANPEQQSLTDITDKDRCSSQIIQVSKKVQLPKERVIDMSPEEQSEWEQTEMDKILDFGSCHIDPAPFQLVERTSLLKVHSVFSLVGVNHAYVTAIGRLVGVVGLKELRKAIEDTNSGTKLGHHKTSGFRSAAMESLLSNRRMDDDYDV from the exons ATGACTGTAGGGAAAACTGCGAAAATATCATCACCCTCTATGAGGAGACGGAAATCTGCTTTAGGCGAAGACGATGATTTGGAACGAGAAACAAAAGCATTAGCTTCATTTTATCCAAGTCCACCGCCCGTAGACTTTGTTCAAAGTACA ATGTATGGACAATACACAAAAGAATTGGGTGATTATGTCAAAGGAAGGCAGCAGAATATACCAGCGCCCGCCATACACGGAAGTACTAACGAAGAATTCAGCAAGTATGGCGGGAAAATCAGTTCAACTTTGGAAGTCGTATGGCGCCATTCGTTCGCAAAGCTCAGCGAAGATTGGGTATTTCTCACGTTGTTGGGTCTCGTCATGGCCGTATTAAGTTTTGCCATGGATTATGGTATAGACTTCACCAACGAAG GAAGAATATGGCTATTCAAAGATATGACATTCAACCAGTATTTGCAGTATATTGCTTGGGTACTTTTACCAGTCAGTTTGATAACATTTGCAGCAGGATTTGTACACTTAGTTGCACCCCAATCTATTG gcTCAGGAATACcagaaatgaaaacaatattaaggGGCGTCGCTTTAAAAGAATTCCTCACATTAAGAACGTTGATCGCAAAGGTTGTCGGCGTTACAGCAACCCTAGGTTCTGGTCTACCTCTCGGCAAAGAG GGTCCGTTCGTGCACATTGCCAGTATAACGGCCACGCTTTTGACGAAAGTAATCACTTCGTTCAAAGGAATCTACGAGAACGAATCGCGAAACACTGAAATGCTGGCTGCAGCGTGTGCGGTCGGAGTTGCGAGCTGCTTCGGAGCTCCTATAGGCGGTGTGCTCTTCAGCATCGAAGTAACAACCGTGTACTTCGCAGTGAGAAACTACTGGAGAGGTTTCTTTTCGGCAGTCTGTAGCGCGACAGTGTTCCGATTGCTGGCCGTATGGTTCAACAAAGCCg AAACTGTAAAAGCTTTTTTCCCGACCCATTTCACTATGGAATATCCATTTGATCCTCAAGAATTGACAGTTTTTGCTTTACTTGG GGTAGTCTGTGGAATTATCGGAGCCGGTTACGTTTGGGCGCACAGGCAATACGTATTGTTTATGAGACAAAGTAAAAGAATGAACTCTTTCCTACAAAGAAGTAA ccGTTTTTTATATCCGAGCCTTATAACGTTTCTCA TTACAATCACATTCCCTCTGGGCACCGGTAAATATATTGCTGGCGAACTGAACGTACACGACCAA ttaactgGGCTGTTTAGTAATTTCACGTGGACGAAGACTGAGTTCACCATCGAGGAGGCAGAAATGATGAATCATTGGCGAACAGAAAACACCAACGTTTTCATTTGTTTATCGGCTTACATAgcttataat tTTGTATTCTCTATAATAGCATCCACCATTCCAATACCATCCGGTAGTTTCATTCCAGTGTTCAAAACTGGGGCCGCGTTCGGTCGAATAGTCGGCGAACTCATGCACTTGTGGTTCCCGTACGGTGTTAGACACGGAAAATTCATCACGCCTATAATACcgg gAGGTTATGCCGTGGTGGGAGCAGCAGCTTTTGCCGGGGCCGTTACACATTCCATTTCAGTGTCTGTAATCGCTTTCGAAATGACGGGACAGATCACACACATTGTACCTGTCatg atcgCCGTGTTAATATCAAACGCTGTAGCAGTATTACTACAGCCTTCGTTATACGAcagtattatactaataaagaaTCTACCTTACTTGCCGGATCTTCTCCCGTCCATATCTg gtatttacagTGTGTACGTAGAAGATTTCATGGTCAGAGATGTCAAGTACATTTGGTATAATATGAGCTACAGAGACTTGAAAAAAGTGCTGAGAGAAAACAAGGTTCTTAGAGTGTTCCCGTTAGTCGACAAACCAG ACTCAATGATTTTATTGGGATCAGTGCCTCggattgaattaataaaactaatcgATAGACAAGTGGGTAAAGAAAGGCGAATGCAGGTAGTTGCTAAATGGCAGAAAGAAGCACAGGAGAGACTTGATGAGGTAGAAAGAAGAAGAAGGGAAAACAAAGAAAGGAGACCTTCCAGATTTGAAGTCACGCCGGCACCAGATACTCTACAGAGGAAATATTCAATTAGTTCTCAATCGCTTTCTACAAATCCCGTAATTAAG gtacaATGCAGTTCTTCAATGAAAGGACATccgaaaaaatctattttaaaaaagaccAATTCGTTCACTCTACATAACCTGACACCAATGATGACTCCATCAGCTACACCGTATTCGACGATAACTGGAGCCGAGAGtcg CATACGACTAGCGTTCGAAGCTATATTTCACAAATCTGCTACACTACGAGATGCAAATCCAGAGCAGCAGAGCTTGACAGATATTACAGATAAGGATCGGTGTTCGTCGCAGATTATACAAGTGTCCAAAAAAGTTCAATTG CCCAAGGAAAGAGTCATAGACATGTCACCGGAAGAGCAAAGTGAATGGGAACAAACAGAAATGGACAAGATTTTAGACTTTGGTTCCTGTCACATTGATCCGGCACCGTTTCAGCTAGTCGAGAGGACGTCTTTACTTAAGGTCCATTCGGTGTTCTCGTTGGTCGGTGTCAATCACGCTTACGTTACTGCCATTGGTCGCCTGGTCGGCGTCGTCGGACTAAAAGAA CTGAGAAAAGCCATAGAAGACACCAACTCGGGAACTAAACTCGGACACCACAAGACATCTGGTTTCCGAAGCGCTGCGATGGAATCGCTGTTAAGTAATAGACGAATGGATGACGACTATgacgtgtaa